The region AACGCCACGAACTGCACGACCATGATCAGCGGGCCGGGGGTGGTCTCGGCCAGCGCCAGGCCGCGGACCATGTCCCCCGCCGAGAGCCAGCCGTAGGTCTGTACGGCATGCTGGGCGACGAACGCCAGCACCGCGTACGCACCACCGAAGGTGACCAGCGCCGTGCCGGAGAAGAACAGCCCCTGCGACGTGTACACGCTCCCCGCACCGGTGAGCACCGCGACCACGGCGACCGGGGCCGCCCACAGCACCAGACCCACCGCGAGGATCTTCCCCGTGCGGATCAGGGACGGCGCCTCGCTGTGCAGGCTGTCATCGGCGATCAACGGCGCCGCGCCGTCGGCCGGGCCCACGGCGTGCCCGCCGGTGTGGGTCAGGGCCGGGATACGACGCCCGGCGAGCCATCCCAGGATCGCGGCCGCCGCGATGACGACCGGGAACGGGACGGCGAACACGGCGAGCGCCACGAACGCGGCGACGGCGATCCCGACGAGCACGCGATGGGTGAGCGCCCGGCGCCCGACCCGGACGACGGCCTGCACGACGATCGCGACGACGGCGGCGCCGAGCCCGACGAACAAGGCGTTGATCGCGGTGGTGTCCCCGAACCCGACGTAGATCGCCGAGAGTGCGAGCAGCGCGACCATCCCGGGGAGCACGAACAACACCCCCGCCGCGATGCCCCCGCGAAGCCCGTTGAGCAGCCAGCCCACGTAGACGGCGAGCTGCTGCGCCTCCGGCCCGGGGAGCAGCATGCAGTAGTTCAACGCGTGCAGGAACCGGCGCTGGCTGATCCAGCGCCGGTCGTCGACCAGGGCGCGTTGCATGACCGCGATCTGCCCGGCCGGACCGCCGAAGGTCTGCAGCGAGATCCCGAACCACGCGCGCAGCGCGGTACCGAACGGCACCACATCACCGTCGCGCCGGTCGGGCCCGCCGACGGTGTCGGCGCCCTCCTGAGGTGCACCATCCGGCGGACCCGGAGTGCGAGGTGGTTCCGCGGCCGGTTGGTTCATCTGCCGATCTCCTTCCAGGCGGGCGGCCGCTCAGGCGGGGGTGTAGGGCCGCTGCGCCTGGGTGGTGGCGATCTCGGTGAACTCGTGGATGAGGGGATCGGTGCGGGTGTTGTCCCAGGCGAGGCACACGTGGTTGGGCCCGATGTCGTCGATGGGAACCCAGGCGACGTCGGGGCGGGTGTAGAAGGTGGCGGTGGAGAGAGGGAGTACCACCAGCCCGCGGCCGGCCGCAACGTGCTCGAGTTTCTCCTCCACCGTGCGGATCGGCGGCGGCGGTTCTCCTCGGCCGGTACGCAGCTCCACCGCGATGTCGCGCCATTCGGGCACGGCGTCGGGGTTCTGCAACAGGTGCTCGTGGGCCAGATCACTGATGCTGATGCCGTCCTTGGCCGCCAGCAAGTGGTCGAGGGGTACCGCGGCCACCCGGGGTTCGGTGAGCAGCGGGCGGATCTGCAGGCCGTGCTGGTCGATGGGCAGGCGTACGTAGCTGACGTCCACACGGCCGTCGTGCACGACCTCGGTCTGGTCGTCCCAGCTGGTGCGCAGCACGTCGACGGTGAGGTCGCGGTGGCGGGCGGCCAGGACACGGGTGGCGGGGGTGACGATGAGCCCGGGCATGAACCCGACGGTGAAGCGGTCGGCGGCGAGTGCGGCGCGTTGGACCCGTCGTTGCAGGGCGTCGGCGCCGGCGAGCAGGGGGCGGGCGTCGGTGAGGAGTTGCTCGCCGGCGCGGGTGAGCGCGGTGGCGCGTTTGGTGCGGTCGAACAGCTGGGTCTTCAGCTCGTGTTCCAGGGCACGGATCTGGCGGGAGAGCACGGGCTGGGCGATGTGCAGCGCTGCCGCGGCGCGGCCGAAATGCAGGTGCTCGGCGACCGCGACGAAGTAGCGCAGCTTGCGCAGGTCCACATCCATGCTCGCGCCTCCTGTACGCGGCCGAGGCCGGATGCCCCAAGGGTATTGCAGGCGCGGGAAGGAGTCTTGGACCTCGCCCCATCCATGGGCACATCGTGGAGGAGGTTCGACCAGCACTTCACCAGGAGGTTTCTCATGGATCTGCACGGGCAGCGCGTCGTCGTTCTGGGCGGCACGTCGGGCGTCGGACTCGCGGTCGCGGCCGGCGCCGCGTCCGCCGGGGCCGAGGTCGTCGTCGTCTCCAGCCGCCGCTCCAGCGTCGACAAGGCGTTGTCCGCGCTCCCCGATGGGGCCACGGGCCGTGTCGCGGACCTCAGCGACCCCTCCACCGTCCGCGGCGTGCTCGAGGAGATCGGCGAGCTCGATCATCTCGTCTACACCGCGGGCGAGTCCCTGGCCCTGATGCCGATGGCGGAGCTCGACGTGGAGCAGGCACGGCAGTTCTTCGGTCTGCGCCTCTTCAGTGCCCTGGCCGCGGTGTCCGCGGCAGCGCCGCTGGTGCGCACCGGTGGCTCGATCACGTTGACCACCGGCACGGCCAAGGACCGTCCGGGCGCGGGCTGGGCCGTTCCGGCGAGCATCTGCGGCGCGGTGGAGGCGCTGACCAAGGCGCTGGCGGTCGAGCTCGCCCCGATCCGGGTGAACGCCGTGAGCCCGGGCGTGCTCCGCTCGCCCCTGTGGGCGGGGATGAGCGAGGCCCACCGCGAGCAGATGTACCGGGACGTCGCCGCGGCCATCCCGGCGGGGCGCATCGGTGAGGTCGGCGACGCCGCGCAGGCCTACCTGTACTGCATGACGCAGACCTTCACCACCGGCACGGTTCTGACCGTCGACGGCGGAACGGTCCTCGTCTGACATCGAGGATCGAACCGCTGCGCGGAGCGGCCGAACTCGACCGGATCCGCCGCGACACCAGCACCGCCCAACAGCGGGCCGCAGCCGAGCACGCCGAGATTGTCGATCGGCTCCGCGCCGACCTCTTGGCCGCGGCCGAGCGCCGCGCCACCGAGCACGCCCACCAGCTCGCCGAGCTGCACCGCCAACTCGGCGCCGCCGAGCACGAGATCGAAGCCCTCCGCGCGCGCTGACCACCAATCCGGCAACTACCGAGCGCGGGTGACCCGTCACGGGATGGCCGGGTCCGGCGCGGCACGTTCGCAGGTCGCGATCGGCGACCAGGACGATGCGGTGCAGGCTAACCTAGATCTACCCAACGGGGTCGGGACGGTGCTGCGGGTGATCGGCGATCCACGTCCATGCGGTCCACGTGCCGTGTCACGGGCCGGTGGAGCCAGGCGTCTTCACGCCCGCCCTGGGACACGCGGCGTCCTCGGCCTCCCAGCGCAGCAGGTCGCCCGGCTGGCACTCGAGCACCTCGCAGAGCGCGGCGAGCGTCGCGAAGCGCACCGCCTTGGCGCGGCCGTTCTTGAGTACCGCCAGGTTGGCGGGCGTGATCCCTACGCGGTCCGCGAGCTCGCCCACCGACATCTTCCGCCTGGCCAGCATCACGTCGATGTCGACGGCGATCGGCATCAGATCACCTCGTCCAGCTCGGCCCGCATCTGCGCCGCTTCGACGTCGCGCGCGACGGCCTGGGCGAGCAGCATCCGCAGCACGAGCACGATGAGCGCGACCCCCAGGATGGCCACGCCAACCCCGCCCATGATGACGGTGACGCCCGGGTCGTCCCGCTGGCCCGGCGCATTGAGCACCGTGACCGCGAACCACACGAGGGCGGCCGCCACGATCGCGCCGATCACGACGTCCACGTACCGGAAGGCGGCGTGGGAGAACACGGTTCCGCGTCGCACCATCGTCACCAGCCGCCATACGCAGACCAGGGCGACCTGGACCGACGCCATGCCCAGGATCGTGATCACGCGCAGCGGGGTCAGCGGGAGCGACCCGTCCTCCGGGTCGGTGGCCAACGCCCACACCATCCCTGCCTGTACGAACACGGTGCCGGCGAGCATCACCACGAGCACGGCGCGCAGCGCACGCACGGTCAGCTTTCCCATGGCCCATCCTTCCATCGATTTACGATGGGAATCTATCGAAACTCGATAGGCGAAACAAGGCTGGGACGAAGGGTGGGCGGCGGTTTCGCACCGTGGCGGGACGCCGCCGCCTCCCATCCGCGAGCCGACGGAGGAGCCTTGACCGACCAGGTCACCGAGCAGCTGCACGCGCACACCGCCCTGGACGAGTTGCTTGCCGAACCGGCAACAGGAGTGGCGATTCCGGAACACGATGGGCGACGGTGGGCCGGTGACCGACAACATCACGGCGGGATCGCCCGCTTCCGACGCTCCCCCGCATGCCGACGCCTATATCGGAGTCCCCGCCCTGCAGGCCAACTGGGACAGACGGTACGCCGAACGGGAGCAGCTGTGGAGCGGCCAGCCCAACGGTGTGCTCGTGGCCGAAGTCGCCGGGCTCACGCCCGGGCGGGCGCTCGACGTCGGCTGCGGCGAGGGCGCGGACGCCGTCTGGCTCGCGAACGGAGGCTGGGACGTGACCGCGCTCGAGGTCTCGGAGGTGGCGCTGGAGCGGGCGGCCGGGCGCGTGCAGGACGCCGGTGTCACCGTTCGCTGGGTGCACGCCGCGCTGGAGGAGGCGGCGCTCCCGCCGGCGTCCTTCGACCTCGTCTCCGCGCAGTACCCGGCCCTGCTGCGCACCCCCGACGCCGCGGCCGAGCGCGCGCTGCTCGCGGCCGTCGCGCCCGGAGGGATGCTGCTGTTCGTGCACCACGCGGGGATGGACACCCAGCAGGTGCATGACAGCGGCTTCGACCCGGCCGATTACGTCTGGCCCTCGATGGTC is a window of Pseudonocardia sp. T1-2H DNA encoding:
- a CDS encoding DUF2975 domain-containing protein; this encodes MGKLTVRALRAVLVVMLAGTVFVQAGMVWALATDPEDGSLPLTPLRVITILGMASVQVALVCVWRLVTMVRRGTVFSHAAFRYVDVVIGAIVAAALVWFAVTVLNAPGQRDDPGVTVIMGGVGVAILGVALIVLVLRMLLAQAVARDVEAAQMRAELDEVI
- a CDS encoding class I SAM-dependent methyltransferase; its protein translation is MTDNITAGSPASDAPPHADAYIGVPALQANWDRRYAEREQLWSGQPNGVLVAEVAGLTPGRALDVGCGEGADAVWLANGGWDVTALEVSEVALERAAGRVQDAGVTVRWVHAALEEAALPPASFDLVSAQYPALLRTPDAAAERALLAAVAPGGMLLFVHHAGMDTQQVHDSGFDPADYVWPSMVAALLNDDWDVQLYEQRPRITPDGGAGAHHAEDLVLRARRLR
- a CDS encoding SDR family oxidoreductase translates to MDLHGQRVVVLGGTSGVGLAVAAGAASAGAEVVVVSSRRSSVDKALSALPDGATGRVADLSDPSTVRGVLEEIGELDHLVYTAGESLALMPMAELDVEQARQFFGLRLFSALAAVSAAAPLVRTGGSITLTTGTAKDRPGAGWAVPASICGAVEALTKALAVELAPIRVNAVSPGVLRSPLWAGMSEAHREQMYRDVAAAIPAGRIGEVGDAAQAYLYCMTQTFTTGTVLTVDGGTVLV
- a CDS encoding helix-turn-helix domain-containing protein, which translates into the protein MPIAVDIDVMLARRKMSVGELADRVGITPANLAVLKNGRAKAVRFATLAALCEVLECQPGDLLRWEAEDAACPRAGVKTPGSTGP
- a CDS encoding LysR family transcriptional regulator; this translates as MDVDLRKLRYFVAVAEHLHFGRAAAALHIAQPVLSRQIRALEHELKTQLFDRTKRATALTRAGEQLLTDARPLLAGADALQRRVQRAALAADRFTVGFMPGLIVTPATRVLAARHRDLTVDVLRTSWDDQTEVVHDGRVDVSYVRLPIDQHGLQIRPLLTEPRVAAVPLDHLLAAKDGISISDLAHEHLLQNPDAVPEWRDIAVELRTGRGEPPPPIRTVEEKLEHVAAGRGLVVLPLSTATFYTRPDVAWVPIDDIGPNHVCLAWDNTRTDPLIHEFTEIATTQAQRPYTPA
- the chrA gene encoding chromate efflux transporter, producing MPFGTALRAWFGISLQTFGGPAGQIAVMQRALVDDRRWISQRRFLHALNYCMLLPGPEAQQLAVYVGWLLNGLRGGIAAGVLFVLPGMVALLALSAIYVGFGDTTAINALFVGLGAAVVAIVVQAVVRVGRRALTHRVLVGIAVAAFVALAVFAVPFPVVIAAAAILGWLAGRRIPALTHTGGHAVGPADGAAPLIADDSLHSEAPSLIRTGKILAVGLVLWAAPVAVVAVLTGAGSVYTSQGLFFSGTALVTFGGAYAVLAFVAQHAVQTYGWLSAGDMVRGLALAETTPGPLIMVVQFVAFLGAYANPGPLTPWAAGVVASLLVTWVTFVPSFLFIFLGAPYIERLRHNTALAGALTGITAAVVGVIANLALYFALNTLFARTHLLDAGPLAIHLPDLSTLRPVALAITVVAALLLFAVRWPVLRTLGVCALLGLVAGLVGLPVR